Proteins encoded by one window of Arachis ipaensis cultivar K30076 chromosome B04, Araip1.1, whole genome shotgun sequence:
- the LOC107636358 gene encoding uncharacterized protein LOC107636358, with the protein MSQYGTSSANRWTVRKDYSDVRRYAESMSETTENIKKIRARMLTAQSRQKSYADQRRKPLEFEVGEHIFLRVTSTTGIGRAIKTKKLNPRLVAYQVDFPPHLSNLHDVFHVSQLRKYTPDVAHVLEPESVELRENLTFQVVPVGINDTSVKKLRGKEVSLVKVAWERAGVEEHTWALESEMRKDYPELFSVGKKRLMRFDYNVIY; encoded by the exons ATGTCTCAGTACGGCACATCATCCGCAAACAGATGGACAGTCAGAAAGGACTATTCAGATGTTAGAAGATATGCTGAAAGCATGT CTGAGACTACTGAGAACATTAAGAAGATTCGTGCAAGGATGCTAACTGCTCAGAGTCGACAGAAGAGTTATGCGGACCAGAGAAGGAAACCGTTAGAGTTTGAAGTAGGAGAACATATATTTCTAAGGGTTACATCAACAACTGGAATTGGAAGAGCGATTAAGACTAAGAAGTTGAATCCCAG GCTGGTGGCGTATCAAGTAGATTTTCCGCCCcatctgtctaacttgcatgacgtattccacgtgtcacaactTCGTAAGTACACGCCGGATGTGGCTCATGTGTTAGAGCCTGAGTCGGTTGAGTTGAGGGAGAACTTGACATTCCAAGTGGTACCAGTGGGAATCAacgacactagtgtgaagaagctACGAGGAAAAGAAGTGTCATTGGTTAAAGTTGCTTGGGAGCGAGCAGGAGTTGAAGAGCATACTTGGGCATTGGAGTCTGAGATGCGAAAGGATTATCCCgagctattctcag TTGGGAAAAAAAGGTTAATGAGGTTTGATTATAATGTGATatattga
- the LOC107636359 gene encoding uncharacterized protein LOC107636359 has translation MIDVAPMEIRTFSNLVNKTRVVEEYAKTVAASKETHGGTSSKGRDKYFHPRGQGFKRGGYAPQGQGGFRKNTHDQFQRGKGRGNQSKNSPNLACDRCGRFHPYNSCKIGLGGCFNCGLPGHIARDCTRGRNQSAVEELGLKVSELPFDLHVHTPHQTVITRSGCRQVGFKLQGKDFVHDLICLPMVGLDMILGFDWLSKNRVLLDCFEQTIRFMLEGESGVVIAEGYYLNSVMVHCSGEECHGYILLTANALGDSQNLDQILVVRDFSEVFPEDIPEFPPQREIEFAIELVLGAGPVSIAPYRMAPIELAELKS, from the exons ATGATTGatgtggctcctatggagattcGTACCTTCTCGAACTTGGTAAACAAAACAAGGGTGGTTGAAGAGTATGCCAAGACAGTAGCAGCATCCAAGGAGACTCATGGAGGAACATCTAGCAAGGGACGTGACAAGTATTTTCATCCAAGGGGTCAAGGCTTCAAGAGAGGAGGCTATGCACCTCAAGGTCAAGGAGGTTTCAGAAAGAACACTCATGATCAGTTTCAGCGTGGCAAAGGGagaggaaatcagagtaagaATTCTCCGAATTTAGCTTGTGATCGTTGTGGACGTTTTCATCCATATAACTCTTGCAAGATTGGTTTAGGTGGTTGCTTCAATTGTGGCTTGCCTGGTCATATTGCGAGGGATTGCACTCGTGGGAGGAACCAGAGTGCGG TTGAGGAACTAGGTTTGAAAGTGTCAGAGTTACCATTTGATCTAcatgtacatactccgcatcAGACAGTCATAACTAGGTCAGGTTGTAGGCAAGTAGGATTCAAACTTCAGGGTAAAGactttgtgcatgatttgatttgtttacCAATGGTTGGGTTGGATATGATTTTagggtttgattggttgtcgaagaatcgggttttgttggattgctttgaacAGACAATTCGGTTTATGCTGGAAGGAGAAAGTGGAGTAGTGATAGCGGAAGGTTACTACTTGAACTCAGTAATGGTGCACTGTAGTGGGGAAGAGTGTCACGGTTACATCTTGTTAACTGCTAATGCTTTGGGGGATTCCCAGAACTTAGATCAGATTCTGGTAGTTAGAGACTTTTCGGAAGTATTCCCAGAGGATATTCCTGAGTTTCCACCTCAAAGGGAGATTGAATTTGCGATTGAATTGGTACTGGGAGCTGGACCAGTGTCGATTGCACCGTATAGgatggctccgatagagctggctGAACTAAAGTCttag